Proteins from a genomic interval of Drosophila melanogaster chromosome 2R:
- the NAT1 gene encoding NAT1, isoform D (non-AUG (AUU) translation initiation) has translation MPLSTYDAAPLLHSYDDSPQRWSGVTNGHQAGVIIDQFRGGKAIIIEGGTSTGDTKSIGGGSDLRLVITANPSEIERNYEQPTNRGGGGGGGVIGVSCGGQTPPTPSVGKTLLNTSPNLLPITTATDTFNNLKNLVKIDKGSSPSSGSNSLGGNYRKGGSNGSGYKSAGGNGGSPAISGNSEGGRNGSRSSGGPTGHFSTGYSKNSVKIRQHDSEVSPRPRRSYQGDSSSSRYYPKNSDILGQGLGGNSDSYNGSSSSGRYQQQDQQGGSHRGSRSNYHSNSDGSYNRSINSNSVGGGGSGAVGSGSGGSNYRSARNYENGNGSNGTQPRYGSGNGNGNSSNSNSSSGYNGSAASSTNSKSSYGASRGGNDGGVSSGYSSNYRDNYEDSPSHQRYNNTNSLERNGGGGSGAGASGGPRSYGRSDADRYGGTPSSRTPNLRNGSASAQISGSTSNSSNISLNSGSASAAGGGTPHSQQQQERSQAGKASTPPPITGRWIPPSLRPQHGLTQSEKNDAVFRRVRGILNKLTPEKFQELSDELLKLDLNSIAILKGVILLIFDKALDEPKYSSMYAQLCKRLSEEAPSFDKEPSNSSTFLRLLIAVCRDKFNNRLKRDENDNRPPPENEADEEERRHLAKQRMLGNVKFIGELNKLDMLSKNVLHQCIMELFDKKKKRTAGTQEMCEDMECLAQLLKTCGKNLDSEQGKELMNQYFEKLERRSKSSEYPPRIRFMLKDVIELRQNNWVPRKLGTTEGPVPIKQIRSDDDSIIRTPFPNRNRDMRNNDRDSDSWMNRFHLNIQPGGYNDMFSGLSVTGASPIVSPFATSNRDRDRDNRQYNNRGDRNRDRDQGGSGGANYGNRYNKHNQNGGGSGGGSSNNRDRDDSRRNNDRDRDRNDGQYGGNQLLGSKELAPRFKRNLITTNQDAVENLQMRPAANSLLFRAASQNQKFPATLPMSTPPNSSGSNNQGSSQGQLSNSHYPMLGTPTSHLINPTRPSSTPSAEYADNRTLLGVQQERGLKATSSSPNFSSGAEKLDLDGQAGRKGSHDGKDQGKNGSVERPSTPAGGIGSAKQQKKDKGPNKEELSKKASQYFKDRFYYDEEEDAEVTEIEIKDIDETKTEEADAAPVEVSEVKEDAAIPVTTPDRFTKLVDGFLELKLPEKALKDVCINLLMEVLDRVNDVFLERAVRLLQTLRKQSNIKPNIVVEIFKQVVNKMNEREALNPRIVSLVASLLAKTICEPALLKLSDIANFTDNGQHYPLFLLVLQQLVKVIGKDALEEKFRASKVDLMNSLPEADRNKERLAGILEDRKLSFLYPLLKVQAEMLKQLQSDPNPNNFYKWIKANVDNKYYKDPGFIQALMTVVVKYVTKETTLADNLDPKEHPEKSVTQKEQQLLENYSQMLQTFLGQNELQLMALYALQTFCYNENFPKGMLCRWFKYLYESEIIEEEAFVLWKEEISDKYPGKGSALFQVNAWLTWLQEAESEDDED, from the exons ATTCCTCTATCAACGTACGACGCCGCTCCCCTTTTGCACTCTTACGACGACAGTCCGCAACGTTGGTCCGGAGTCACCAACGGGCACCAGGCAGGCGTCATCATAGATCAGTTTCGGGGCGGTAAAGCGATCATCATTGAGGGAGGCACCAGCACCGGTGATACGAAGAGCatcggcggcggcagcgaTTTACGACTGGTAATAACGGCCAATCCCAGCGAGATCGAGCGCAATTACGAGCAGCCAACCAATCGCGGTGGtggcggaggcggcggcgtTATCGGCGTCAGCTGCGGTGGCCAAACCCCACCGACACCGTCGGTCGGCAAAACACTGCTCAACACCAGTCCCAATCTTCTGCCGATCACCACAGCGACCGATACGTTTAACAACCTCAAGAATCTGGTGAAGATCGACAAGGGCTCCTCGCCATCGTCAGGATCGAATTCGCTGGGCGGCAATTACCGCAAGGGCGGCTCTAACGGCTCAGGATATAAGAGCGCCGGCGGCAACGGAGGATCTCCGGCCATAAGCGGCAACAGCGAGGGCGGCAGGAACGGCAGCCGATCATCTGGTGGACCGACCGGACACTTTTCCACTGGCTATAGTAAGAATTCCGTCAAAATTCGCCAACACGACAGTGAGGTGAGCCCAAGACCTCGACGATCTTACCAGGGTGACTCGTCGTCGTCGCGTTACTATCCAAAGAATAGTGACATTTTGGGTCAAGGCTTAGGCGGCAACTCCGACAGCTACAACGGCAGTTCCTCTTCTGGTAGATACcagcagcaggatcagcaAGGCGGATCGCATCGTGGTAGTCGCAGCAACTATCACTCAAACTCCGATGGCAGCTACAATCGATCAATAAACTCAAACTCCGTGGGAGGAGGAGGGTCTGGGGCAGTCGGCTCTGGAAGCGGTGGCAGCAATTATCGCTCCGCCCGCAACTACGAGAACGGCAATGGGAGCAACGGCACACAGCCACGTTACGGCAGCGGCAACGGgaacggcaacagcagcaattcCAACTCTTCATCCGGTTACAACGGATCTGCAGCAAGCTCAACCAACAGCAAGTCGTCGTATGGGGCTTCGCGCGGTGGCAACGATGGAGGCGTGAGTAGCGGATACAGCAGCAACTACCGCGACAACTACGAGGATTCACCATCGCACCAGCGctacaacaacaccaacagccTAGAGCGAAACGGAGGAGGCGGATCAGGGGCAGGAGCGAGCGGAGGACCCCGCAGCTACGGCAGGTCTGACGCAGATCGTTACGGCGGAACCCCGTCCAGTCGCACACCCAATCTTCGCAACGGCAGTGCGTCTGCTCAGATCTCTGGCTCCACTTCCAATTCTTCGAACATTTCTCTGAACTCCGGATCAGCGTCGGCCGCAGGAGGAGGCACTCCTCATtctcaacagcagcaggaacgATCACAGGCTGGCAAGGCAAGCACACCGCCACCGATCACCGGACGCTGGATACCACCATCGTTGCGTCCACAGCATGGACTCACCCAAAGCGAAAAGAACGACGCCGTCTTCCGGCGTGTGAGGGGTATTTTGAACAAGCTAACGCCCGAGAAGTTCCAGGAACTGAGCGATGAACTGTTGAAGCTGGATCTTAACTCTATTGCTATTTTGAAAGGCGTGATTTTGCTGATATTCGACAAGGCCTTAGACGAGCCGAAGTACTCGTCTATGTATGCGCAGCTGTGCAAGCGACTTTCCGAGGAAGCCCCGTCATTCGACAAGGAACCAAGCAATTCGTCCACCTTCTTACGCCTGCTGATCGCGGTCTGCCGCGACAAGTTCAACAACCGACTCAAGCGCGACGAGAACGACAACAGACCTCCGCCTGAAAATGAGGCCGACGAGGAGGAGCGCCGCCATTTGGCCAAACAGCGCATGCTCGGCAACGTCAAATTCATCGGAGAGCTCAACAAGCTGGACATGCTGTCGAAGAACGTGCTGCATCAGTGCATCATGGAGCTATTtgacaagaagaagaagcgtACGGCCGGTACGCAGGAAATGTGCGAGGACATGGAATGCCTGGCTCAACTGCTCAAGACTTGCGGCAAGAATCTGGATTCAGAACAGGGCAAAGAGCTGATGAACCAGTACTTCGAGAAGCTTGAACGTCGGTCAAAATCATCTGAATATCCACCGCGGATACGTTTTATGCTAAAGGACGTAATTGAATTGCGCCAGAACAATTGGGTGCCGCGCAAATTGGGCACCACCGAAGGCCCCGTCCCCATAAAGCAAATACGCTCGGATGACGACTCAATCATACGCACTCCGTTCCCCAATCGCAATCGTGATATGCGCAACAATGATCGTGACTCGGACAGCTGGATGAATCGTTTCCATCTGAATATCCAGCCTGGCGGCTATAATGACATGTTTAGCGGACTGAGTGTTACGGGAGCTTCTCCGATTGTCTCGCC GTTCGCTACGAGCAATCGTGACCGAGACCGCGACAATCGCCAGTACAACAATCGAGGCGATCGCAACAGGGATCGCGATCAGGGCGGTAGCGGCGGAGCTAACTATGGCAATCGCTACAACAAGCACAACCAGAATGGAGGAGGCAGTGGCGGAGGATCCTCCAACAACCGGGACCGGGATGATTCGCGTAGGAATAACGATCGTGACAGGGATCGCAATGACGGACAGTATGGGGGCAATCAGCTGCTGGGTAGTAAGGAATTGGCACCGAGGTTCAAACGCAACTTGATCACCACGAACCAGGATGCGGTGGAGAACTTGCAAATGCGCCCGGCAGCCAACTCCTTGCTCTTCCGAGCGGCCTCCCAGAACCAAAAGTTTCCGGCTACGTTGCCCATGTCAACACCGCCCAatagcagcggcagcaacaaccagGGCAGCTCGCAGGGCCAGCTCTCGAACTCCCACTACCCTATGCTCGGCACGCCCACATCCCATCTGATCAATCCAACGCGTCCCTCGTCAACACCATCTGCTGAGTATGCTGATAACCGAACTCTTTTGGGAGTTCAACAGGAGAGGGGATTGAAGGCCACCTCTTCTTCGCCGAACTTTTCATCAGGAGCGGAGAAGTTGGATTTAGACGGTCAGGCGGGCAGAAAGGGATCGCACGACGGCAAAGATCAGGGCAAGAATGGCTCCGTGGAGAGACCAAGCACTCCGGCCGGCGGTATTGGCTCGGCCAAGCAACAAAAGAAAGATAAGGGTCCCAACAAGGAGGAGCTGTCTAAGAAGGCCAGTCAGTACTTCAAGGATAGGTTCTACtacgatgaggaggaggatgcAGAGGTGACGGAAATTGAGATCAAGGATATTGATGAGACAAAGACGGAGGAGGCCGACGCTGCTCCAGTTGAAGTCTCGGAGGTAAAGGAAGATGCTGCAATACCTGTGACCACTCCAGATCGCTTCACCAAGCTTGTAGATGGTTTCCTCGAGCTTAAGCTGCCAGAGAAGGCGCTGAAGGATGTGTGCATCAATCTGCTGATGGAGGTCTTGGACCGTGTAAACGATGTCTTCTTGGAGCGTGCTGTGCGCCTTCTGCAGACATTGCGCAAGCAATCCAATATCAAGCCGAACATCGTGGTCGAGATTTTCAAGCAGGTGGTCAACAAGATGAACGAGCGAGAGGCACTCAATCCCCGAATCGTTAGTCTTGTAGCCAGCTTGCTGGCAAAGACAATTTGCGAGCCAGCATTGCTGAAGTTAAGCGATATCGCCAACTTCACGGACAATGGCCAACACTATCCGCTGTTCCTGCTCGTGCTGCAGCAACTGGTCAAGGTCATCGGCAAGGATGCGCTGGAAGAGAAATTCCGGGCGAGCAAAGTTGATCTTATGAACAGCCTGCCGGAGGCGGATCGGAACAAGGAGCGCTTGGCCGGGATACTCGAGGATCGCAAGCTTTCTTTCCTTTATCCGCTATTGAAGGTACAGGCCGAGATGCTAAAACAGCTGCAAAGCGACCCGAACCCCAACAACTTCTACAAGTGGATCAAGGCCAACGTTGACAACAAATACTACAAGGACCCGGGCTTTATCCAAGCCCTAATGACCGTGGTGGTCAAGTATGTGACCAAGGAGACGACGCTGGCGGACAACCTCGACCCCAAGGAGCACCCTGAGAAATCGGTGACCCAGAAGGAGCAACAGCTGCTGGAGAACTACAGCCAGATGCTGCAGACCTTCCTGGGACAGAACGAGCTTCAGTTGATGGCTCTCTATGCTCTGCAAACGTTCTGCTACAATGAAAATTTCCCCAAGG GCATGCTGTGCCGTTGGTTCAAGTATCTTTACGAATCTGAAATTATAGAGGAGGAGGCATTCGTCCTGTGGAAGGAGGAGATTTCCGACAAATATCCAGGCAAAGGATCCGCTTTGTTCCAAGTGAACGCCTGGTTGACTTGGCTGCAGGAGGCCGAATCTGAGGACGATGAGGATTAG
- the NAT1 gene encoding NAT1, isoform A — protein sequence MYAQLCKRLSEEAPSFDKEPSNSSTFLRLLIAVCRDKFNNRLKRDENDNRPPPENEADEEERRHLAKQRMLGNVKFIGELNKLDMLSKNVLHQCIMELFDKKKKRTAGTQEMCEDMECLAQLLKTCGKNLDSEQGKELMNQYFEKLERRSKSSEYPPRIRFMLKDVIELRQNNWVPRKLGTTEGPVPIKQIRSDDDSIIRTPFPNRNRDMRNNDRDSDSWMNRFHLNIQPGGYNDMFSGLSVTGASPIVSPFATSNRDRDRDNRQYNNRGDRNRDRDQGGSGGANYGNRYNKHNQNGGGSGGGSSNNRDRDDSRRNNDRDRDRNDGQYGGNQLLGSKELAPRFKRNLITTNQDAVENLQMRPAANSLLFRAASQNQKFPATLPMSTPPNSSGSNNQGSSQGQLSNSHYPMLGTPTSHLINPTRPSSTPSAEYADNRTLLGVQQERGLKATSSSPNFSSGAEKLDLDGQAGRKGSHDGKDQGKNGSVERPSTPAGGIGSAKQQKKDKGPNKEELSKKASQYFKDRFYYDEEEDAEVTEIEIKDIDETKTEEADAAPVEVSEVKEDAAIPVTTPDRFTKLVDGFLELKLPEKALKDVCINLLMEVLDRVNDVFLERAVRLLQTLRKQSNIKPNIVVEIFKQVVNKMNEREALNPRIVSLVASLLAKTICEPALLKLSDIANFTDNGQHYPLFLLVLQQLVKVIGKDALEEKFRASKVDLMNSLPEADRNKERLAGILEDRKLSFLYPLLKVQAEMLKQLQSDPNPNNFYKWIKANVDNKYYKDPGFIQALMTVVVKYVTKETTLADNLDPKEHPEKSVTQKEQQLLENYSQMLQTFLGQNELQLMALYALQTFCYNENFPKGMLCRWFKYLYESEIIEEEAFVLWKEEISDKYPGKGSALFQVNAWLTWLQEAESEDDED from the exons ATGTATGCGCAGCTGTGCAAGCGACTTTCCGAGGAAGCCCCGTCATTCGACAAGGAACCAAGCAATTCGTCCACCTTCTTACGCCTGCTGATCGCGGTCTGCCGCGACAAGTTCAACAACCGACTCAAGCGCGACGAGAACGACAACAGACCTCCGCCTGAAAATGAGGCCGACGAGGAGGAGCGCCGCCATTTGGCCAAACAGCGCATGCTCGGCAACGTCAAATTCATCGGAGAGCTCAACAAGCTGGACATGCTGTCGAAGAACGTGCTGCATCAGTGCATCATGGAGCTATTtgacaagaagaagaagcgtACGGCCGGTACGCAGGAAATGTGCGAGGACATGGAATGCCTGGCTCAACTGCTCAAGACTTGCGGCAAGAATCTGGATTCAGAACAGGGCAAAGAGCTGATGAACCAGTACTTCGAGAAGCTTGAACGTCGGTCAAAATCATCTGAATATCCACCGCGGATACGTTTTATGCTAAAGGACGTAATTGAATTGCGCCAGAACAATTGGGTGCCGCGCAAATTGGGCACCACCGAAGGCCCCGTCCCCATAAAGCAAATACGCTCGGATGACGACTCAATCATACGCACTCCGTTCCCCAATCGCAATCGTGATATGCGCAACAATGATCGTGACTCGGACAGCTGGATGAATCGTTTCCATCTGAATATCCAGCCTGGCGGCTATAATGACATGTTTAGCGGACTGAGTGTTACGGGAGCTTCTCCGATTGTCTCGCC GTTCGCTACGAGCAATCGTGACCGAGACCGCGACAATCGCCAGTACAACAATCGAGGCGATCGCAACAGGGATCGCGATCAGGGCGGTAGCGGCGGAGCTAACTATGGCAATCGCTACAACAAGCACAACCAGAATGGAGGAGGCAGTGGCGGAGGATCCTCCAACAACCGGGACCGGGATGATTCGCGTAGGAATAACGATCGTGACAGGGATCGCAATGACGGACAGTATGGGGGCAATCAGCTGCTGGGTAGTAAGGAATTGGCACCGAGGTTCAAACGCAACTTGATCACCACGAACCAGGATGCGGTGGAGAACTTGCAAATGCGCCCGGCAGCCAACTCCTTGCTCTTCCGAGCGGCCTCCCAGAACCAAAAGTTTCCGGCTACGTTGCCCATGTCAACACCGCCCAatagcagcggcagcaacaaccagGGCAGCTCGCAGGGCCAGCTCTCGAACTCCCACTACCCTATGCTCGGCACGCCCACATCCCATCTGATCAATCCAACGCGTCCCTCGTCAACACCATCTGCTGAGTATGCTGATAACCGAACTCTTTTGGGAGTTCAACAGGAGAGGGGATTGAAGGCCACCTCTTCTTCGCCGAACTTTTCATCAGGAGCGGAGAAGTTGGATTTAGACGGTCAGGCGGGCAGAAAGGGATCGCACGACGGCAAAGATCAGGGCAAGAATGGCTCCGTGGAGAGACCAAGCACTCCGGCCGGCGGTATTGGCTCGGCCAAGCAACAAAAGAAAGATAAGGGTCCCAACAAGGAGGAGCTGTCTAAGAAGGCCAGTCAGTACTTCAAGGATAGGTTCTACtacgatgaggaggaggatgcAGAGGTGACGGAAATTGAGATCAAGGATATTGATGAGACAAAGACGGAGGAGGCCGACGCTGCTCCAGTTGAAGTCTCGGAGGTAAAGGAAGATGCTGCAATACCTGTGACCACTCCAGATCGCTTCACCAAGCTTGTAGATGGTTTCCTCGAGCTTAAGCTGCCAGAGAAGGCGCTGAAGGATGTGTGCATCAATCTGCTGATGGAGGTCTTGGACCGTGTAAACGATGTCTTCTTGGAGCGTGCTGTGCGCCTTCTGCAGACATTGCGCAAGCAATCCAATATCAAGCCGAACATCGTGGTCGAGATTTTCAAGCAGGTGGTCAACAAGATGAACGAGCGAGAGGCACTCAATCCCCGAATCGTTAGTCTTGTAGCCAGCTTGCTGGCAAAGACAATTTGCGAGCCAGCATTGCTGAAGTTAAGCGATATCGCCAACTTCACGGACAATGGCCAACACTATCCGCTGTTCCTGCTCGTGCTGCAGCAACTGGTCAAGGTCATCGGCAAGGATGCGCTGGAAGAGAAATTCCGGGCGAGCAAAGTTGATCTTATGAACAGCCTGCCGGAGGCGGATCGGAACAAGGAGCGCTTGGCCGGGATACTCGAGGATCGCAAGCTTTCTTTCCTTTATCCGCTATTGAAGGTACAGGCCGAGATGCTAAAACAGCTGCAAAGCGACCCGAACCCCAACAACTTCTACAAGTGGATCAAGGCCAACGTTGACAACAAATACTACAAGGACCCGGGCTTTATCCAAGCCCTAATGACCGTGGTGGTCAAGTATGTGACCAAGGAGACGACGCTGGCGGACAACCTCGACCCCAAGGAGCACCCTGAGAAATCGGTGACCCAGAAGGAGCAACAGCTGCTGGAGAACTACAGCCAGATGCTGCAGACCTTCCTGGGACAGAACGAGCTTCAGTTGATGGCTCTCTATGCTCTGCAAACGTTCTGCTACAATGAAAATTTCCCCAAGG GCATGCTGTGCCGTTGGTTCAAGTATCTTTACGAATCTGAAATTATAGAGGAGGAGGCATTCGTCCTGTGGAAGGAGGAGATTTCCGACAAATATCCAGGCAAAGGATCCGCTTTGTTCCAAGTGAACGCCTGGTTGACTTGGCTGCAGGAGGCCGAATCTGAGGACGATGAGGATTAG
- the CG13319 gene encoding uncharacterized protein, isoform B has protein sequence MDSVPANVVPAKESGGFTSHCVHLAAGPSQFTVRALKMQGSTMLIINPKGLEVFEELAVAMPSRNPASSQSLSSTILGGHGQTDSSVLAAKLSKRYCRQFYVSLNLKLDRLMGPLFEKTLVTYMQDHLEHFA, from the coding sequence ATGGATAGCGTTCCTGCGAATGTTGTGCCTGCGAAGGAGTCTGGTGGTTTCACCTCACATTGCGTCCACTTGGCGGCGGGTCCCTCGCAATTCACCGTGCGCGCCCTGAAAATGCAAGGCAGCACCATGCTGATCATAAACCCCAAGGGATTGGAGGTTTTCGAGGAGCTAGCGGTGGCCATGCCCTCTCGCAATCCCGCCAGCAGCCAGTCCCTATCCTCCACAATCCTGGGCGGACACGGGCAGACCGACTCATCTGTTCTGGCCGCCAAATTGAGTAAACGCTACTGCCGCCAGTTCTACGTGAGCCTTAATCTCAAACTGGATCGATTAATGGGCCCTCTGTTCGAGAAGACGCTAGTCACCTACATGCAAGACCATCTGGAGCACTTCGCTTGA
- the sug gene encoding sugarbabe, isoform A has translation MDIIQKSIFNSGPHSRGIYEPPLGYFTPYNTPPYIAAYSDSGSWLADHHQHHQQQHQQHQQQMQHIRFPTPPITPPRPIAGYGYRQRTQSVIMKARGQQDELCRSPVEFPDDSKSCSSSSECGTASDFVCNWTDCDRVFDTLDALAQHVTQRHAIASLTDGLYYCRWRGCQRSERGFNARYKMLVHTRTHTKEKPHRCHLCEKSFSRAENLKIHIRSHSGEKPYKCSFEGCQKAYSNSSDRFKHTRTHSMEKPYMCKVAGCQKRYTDPSSLRKHVKTFKHSIHLIASQPLTLPSVPCLLEASSESAFTCLPAASSVESTSSSSSARYYDDSNNEPSDYSLKPKQDAEFSPSYWLGDRQHSYLHSEDFFVKMDVESPLDLRIHRI, from the exons ATGGATATAATACAAAAGTCAATCTTCAACAGCGGCCCACACAGCAGAGGCATCTACGAGCCGCCTCTCGGCTACTTTACGCCGTATAACACACCACCGTACATAGCCGCCTACTCGGATTCCGGCAGCTGGTTGGCGGatcaccaccaacaccaccagcagcagcaccagcagcaccagcagcagatgcagcaCATCAGGTTTCCCACGCCGCCCATCACACCGCCGCGTCCCATCGCCGGATACGGATATCGTCAGCGCACCCAGTCCGTGATCATGAAGGCTCGTGGCCAGCAGGACGAGCTCTGCCGCAGTCCAGTGGAGTTCCCCGACGACAGCAAgtcctgcagcagcagcagcgagtGCGGCACCGCCAGCGATTTCGTATGCAACTGGACAGATTGCGATAG AGTTTTCGACACCTTGGATGCACTGGCACAGCACGTGACCCAGCGACATGCGATCGCCAGCCTGACAGACGGACTCTACTATTGCCGCTGGCGGGGATGTCAGCGCAGCGAGCGAGGATTCAATGCCCGCTACAAGATGCTTGTCCATACCCGCACCCACACGAAGGAGAAGCCACATCGCTGTCACCTGTGCGAGAAGTCCTTCTCGCGGGCGGAGAACCTGAAGATCCACATTAGGTCACACTCGGGCGAGAAACCCTACAAGTGCAGCTTCGAGGGCTGCCAGAAGGCGTACTCGAACTCCTCGGATCGTTTCAAGCACACGCGCACCCATTCGATGGAGAAGCCGTACATGTGCAAAGTGGCCGGCTGCCAGAAGCGCTACACGGATCCGTCCTCGCTGCGAAAGCACGTCAAGACCTTCAAGCACAGCATCCACCTGATCGCCAGCCAGCCGCTCACTCTGCCCAGCGTACCCTGTCTCCTGGAGGCCAGCAGCGAATCAGCGTTCACGTGTCTTCCCGCTGCCAGCAGTGTGGAGTCCACCAGCTCCTCCTCATCCGCCCGCTACTACGATGACTCCAACAATGAGCCCAGCGATTACTCGCTAAAACCCAAACAGGATGCGGAATTCTCGCCCAGCTATTGGCTAGGCGATAGACAGCATAGCTATCTCCACAGCGAGGACTTCTTCGTTAAGATGGACGTGGAGTCACCGCTCGACCTGCGCATCCATCGAATCTGA
- the sug gene encoding sugarbabe, isoform B, with amino-acid sequence MQHIRFPTPPITPPRPIAGYGYRQRTQSVIMKARGQQDELCRSPVEFPDDSKSCSSSSECGTASDFVCNWTDCDRVFDTLDALAQHVTQRHAIASLTDGLYYCRWRGCQRSERGFNARYKMLVHTRTHTKEKPHRCHLCEKSFSRAENLKIHIRSHSGEKPYKCSFEGCQKAYSNSSDRFKHTRTHSMEKPYMCKVAGCQKRYTDPSSLRKHVKTFKHSIHLIASQPLTLPSVPCLLEASSESAFTCLPAASSVESTSSSSSARYYDDSNNEPSDYSLKPKQDAEFSPSYWLGDRQHSYLHSEDFFVKMDVESPLDLRIHRI; translated from the exons atgcagcaCATCAGGTTTCCCACGCCGCCCATCACACCGCCGCGTCCCATCGCCGGATACGGATATCGTCAGCGCACCCAGTCCGTGATCATGAAGGCTCGTGGCCAGCAGGACGAGCTCTGCCGCAGTCCAGTGGAGTTCCCCGACGACAGCAAgtcctgcagcagcagcagcgagtGCGGCACCGCCAGCGATTTCGTATGCAACTGGACAGATTGCGATAG AGTTTTCGACACCTTGGATGCACTGGCACAGCACGTGACCCAGCGACATGCGATCGCCAGCCTGACAGACGGACTCTACTATTGCCGCTGGCGGGGATGTCAGCGCAGCGAGCGAGGATTCAATGCCCGCTACAAGATGCTTGTCCATACCCGCACCCACACGAAGGAGAAGCCACATCGCTGTCACCTGTGCGAGAAGTCCTTCTCGCGGGCGGAGAACCTGAAGATCCACATTAGGTCACACTCGGGCGAGAAACCCTACAAGTGCAGCTTCGAGGGCTGCCAGAAGGCGTACTCGAACTCCTCGGATCGTTTCAAGCACACGCGCACCCATTCGATGGAGAAGCCGTACATGTGCAAAGTGGCCGGCTGCCAGAAGCGCTACACGGATCCGTCCTCGCTGCGAAAGCACGTCAAGACCTTCAAGCACAGCATCCACCTGATCGCCAGCCAGCCGCTCACTCTGCCCAGCGTACCCTGTCTCCTGGAGGCCAGCAGCGAATCAGCGTTCACGTGTCTTCCCGCTGCCAGCAGTGTGGAGTCCACCAGCTCCTCCTCATCCGCCCGCTACTACGATGACTCCAACAATGAGCCCAGCGATTACTCGCTAAAACCCAAACAGGATGCGGAATTCTCGCCCAGCTATTGGCTAGGCGATAGACAGCATAGCTATCTCCACAGCGAGGACTTCTTCGTTAAGATGGACGTGGAGTCACCGCTCGACCTGCGCATCCATCGAATCTGA